A DNA window from Phragmites australis chromosome 11, lpPhrAust1.1, whole genome shotgun sequence contains the following coding sequences:
- the LOC133885520 gene encoding membrane protein PM19L-like, translating to MAYGGTKSMASGLLFLNLIMYVVVAIIAGWAINYSIDESKNSLNGVSPPVRLFPIYFPIGNLATGFFVIFALITGVVGISTSLTGLRDVSQGYPASMMSAAASAIVTWTLTLLAMGLACKEISVSGRPASLRTLEAFTIILAGTQLLGAVSLHAGAHAAILETPIGGRV from the exons ATGGCGTACGGCGGCACCAAGTCCATGGCGTCCGGCCTCCTGTTCCTCAACCTCATCATGTACGTCGTCGTCGCCATCATCGCCGGCTGGGCCATCAACTACAGCATCGACGAGAGCAAGAACTCAC TGAATGGCGTCTCGCCGCCGGTGCGGCTGTTCCCGATCTACTTCCCGATCGGCAACCTGGCGACGGGGTTCTTCGTCATCTTCGCGCTCATCACGGGCGTGGTCGGCATCTCCACCTCGCTCACCGGCCTCCGCGACGTCAGCCAGGGGTACCCCGCCAGCATGatgtccgccgccgcctccgccatcGTCACCTGGACCCTCACCCTCCTCGCCATGGG GTTGGCGTGCAAGGAGATCAGCGTCAGCGGGAGGCCCGCGAGCCTG CGCACCCTGGAGGCGTTCACGATCATCCTGGCCGGGACGCAGCTGCTCGGCGCCGTGTCGCTCCATGCCGGCGCGCACGCGGCCATCCTGGAGACGCCCATCGGTGGCCGAGTGTGA
- the LOC133885045 gene encoding protein ABCI12, chloroplastic-like, producing the protein MAAAVHLRPLHSLAPPLHLPFPAARSAPNWPPFPGKARARRRGSSSRLTLFVCSASTPEPSGGGKAREAAASAAARWAEWIPRTVAGGVGPEQVLRLISGAAATPVCQFVDSPRTFLHAVDPRVKLVWLLALVVLPARSNIYMRFGLVIFLALLSVWVLPNHVWKDQLGRVALLSGIIFIMLGFGSDGVPSLVQTRTPPPSVLGIPSIPCSTSGYSYTIMKLGPLQFTRKGLSVASTSASLSFAIFQSASLCLTTTTPEQLASALWWFVIPLKHIGVPVPEIILTLLLSLRFINLVFDEVRNSALAIVARRINWKMLTAMETIDIFFNYVQRIFKNIFDHSEQISKAMIARGFRGDPSNHKIYFLTESSFGIVDLFSLLCLFALMGLASFSDQLV; encoded by the exons ATGGCCGCCGCCGTGCACCTCCGCCCACTCCACTCGCTCGCCCCCCCTCTCCATCTCCCTTTCCCCGCGGCGAGGAGCGCGCCCAACTGGCCCCCGTTCCCTGGGAAAGcaagggcgaggaggaggggcagcagcagccgcctCACTCTGTTCGTTTGCTCTGCTTCGACCCCCGAGCCCTCGGGAGGGGGTAAGGCGAGGGAGGCCGCCGCGTCGGCCGCGGCCAGGTGGGCTGAGTGGATACCGCGCACGGTAGCTGGCGGGGTGGGGCCGGAGCAGGTGCTCAGGCTCATCTCCGGAGCCGCGGCCACACCCGTCTGCCAGTTCGTCGACAGCCCACGCACCTTCCTCCACGCCGTCGACCCGCGCGTCAAGCTG GTGTGGCTCTTGGCTCTTGTTGTCCTACCAGCCAGGTCAAATATTTATATGCGGTTTGGTTTGGTAATATTCCTGGCTCTTCTTTCAGTGTGGGTTTTGCCAAATCATGTTTGGAAG GATCAACTTGGGAGGGTTGCTCTCCTTTCAGGAATCATATTCATAATGCTGGGATTTGGTTCCGATGGTGTGCCTTCATTAGTTCAGACGAGAACTCCTCCCCCTTCTGTTCTAGGCATACCGAGCATTCCTTGCTCCACAAGCGGGTATTCTTACACAATCATGAAATTGGGTCCACTACAATTTACAAGGAAAGGCCTATCAGTAGCAAGTACTTCGGCGAGCCTCTCCTTTGCG ATATTCCAAAGTGCAAGTCTCTGCTTGACAACAACCACTCCTGAGCAGCTTGCTTCTGCTTTGTGGTGGTTCGTGATTCCACTGAAGCACATTGGTGTGCCAGTACCTGAGATAATACTGACGCTACTACTCTCGTTGAGGTTCATTAATTTAGTATTTGATGAG GTTCGCAACTCAGCACTGGCGATTGTAGCGCGCCGGATAAATTGGAAAATGCTGACAGCTATGGAAACTATAGATA TTTTCTTCAACTATGTCCAgcgaatatttaaaaatatatttgatcaTTCAGAGCAAATATCCAAG GCAATGATAGCTAGAGGATTTCGCGGTGATCCAAGCAATCACAAGATCTACTTTCTTACAGAATCTTCATTTGGCATTGTGGATCTCTTTTCATTGCTTTGCCTATTTGCTCTAATGGGCCTCGCTTCCttttctgatcagttggtttgA